The genomic window GGGAATTCTTTTATTGGCGTGCATCTGCAGGATTCGTGCCAACCGCTCCCGTTTGTTGGTATTAACATTCAGCACAACGCTGCCCTCTGCGATCTGGCCGGAATACACCCTGAAAAAAGCAATTTTGCCCACAAAGGCGTCAATTGCGATTTTGAAAGCAAGGGCTGAAAAAGGTTCATTTTCATCCGCATGCCTGGTTTCCGTTTTATTGGTGAACGGATTGATGCCTTCAACAGGCGGGACATCCATCGGGCAGGGGAGATATAGAATGATCGCGTCGATCAGTTTCTGAACGCCTTTGTTATGGAAAGATGAACCACATAAGACCGGCACAATGCGACCTTCAAGGGTGGCTTTCCGCAAAGCGGCAATAATATCTTCAGGAGTGATGGAATCATGGTTAACCAGGAATTTCTCCAGCAGTTCTTCACTTTCCTCCGCGGCACCTTCGATGAGCTTCATCCGGTATTCTTCCACCATCGCGGTCATATCCTCCGGGATCCCGGTTTCAAAGTATTCCTGTCCATAAGCTGCATCATCCCATGTATAGGCTTTGTTTTCAACAAGGTCGACCACGCCGGTGAATGTATCTTCCACGCCGATGGGCAGCTGGATGGGTACCGGGTTCGCCTTCAGTTTGCCTTTTATCTGCTGAAGCACACGGAAGAAGTCGGCGCCTGAACGGTCCATCTTGTTCACGTAGGCTATCCTGGGGATATGGTATCTGGCAGCCTGGCGCCATACGGTTTCCGACTGGGGTTCAACCCCTCCGACCGCACAGAAAATTCCAATGGCTCCATCTAAAACCCTGAGCGAACGTTCCACCTCGACGGTGAAATCAACATGCCCGGGGGTATCTATAATGTTGATCTTGTATTGTTCCCCGGCTAATTTCCAGAAGACGGTCGTGGCGGCTGATGTGATGGTGATCCCTCTTTCCTGCTCCTGGACCATCCAGTCCATTGTGGCAGTGCCATCATCTACTTCGCCGATCTTGTAATTGATGCCGGTGTAGTACAATATGCGCTCCGTCGTCGTGGTCTTACCCGCGTCGATGTGCGCCATGATGCCGATATTCCTGGTATGTATCAACCTGTCGGACATATTGTACTACTCTTTTCTCTTTTTAGTTAAAACCTGAAATGGGAGAAAGCCTTGTTGGCTTCGGCCATCCGGTGCATATCTTCCTTCTTCTTGAAAGCGGAGCCTTCTTCTTTATAGGCTGAAAGGATCTCGCCGGCCAGCTTTTCCTGCATCGATTTCTCGTGGCGCGTGCGGGCGTATTTGACCATATTTTTCATACCTATAGACTGTTTTCTTCCCGGCCTTATCTCTGAAGGGATCTGGAATGTAGCACCTCCGACACGGCGGCTTCTGACTTCCACCGAAGGTGTGACATTGGCCAGGGCCTTCTTCCAGACTTCAAGACCGTCTTCCTTGCTGCGCTGGGTAACCAGTTCAATGGCTTCGTAAAAGATATCGAAGGCACTGTTCTTTTTCCCCTGCAACATGATATTGTTGACAAACTTGGTCACCATCAGGTCGCCAAATTTTGGGTCCGGGACGATGGTTCTCGATTTTGATTTGCCTTTTCTCATGAGTTATTTAATAATG from Bacteroidales bacterium includes these protein-coding regions:
- the fusA gene encoding elongation factor G, giving the protein MSDRLIHTRNIGIMAHIDAGKTTTTERILYYTGINYKIGEVDDGTATMDWMVQEQERGITITSAATTVFWKLAGEQYKINIIDTPGHVDFTVEVERSLRVLDGAIGIFCAVGGVEPQSETVWRQAARYHIPRIAYVNKMDRSGADFFRVLQQIKGKLKANPVPIQLPIGVEDTFTGVVDLVENKAYTWDDAAYGQEYFETGIPEDMTAMVEEYRMKLIEGAAEESEELLEKFLVNHDSITPEDIIAALRKATLEGRIVPVLCGSSFHNKGVQKLIDAIILYLPCPMDVPPVEGINPFTNKTETRHADENEPFSALAFKIAIDAFVGKIAFFRVYSGQIAEGSVVLNVNTNKRERLARILQMHANKRIPLQKIEAGDIGVAVGFKEIRTGDTLTDLQHPIVLENIDFPEPVINVAVEPKTQDDMERMNLALRKLAEEDPTFDVHYDSETGQTIIRGMGELHLEIITDRLRREYGIEINQGRPQVSYREAILAEIEYREVYKKQTGGRGKFADMTITMGPADDGIKGLQFIDETRGGVIPKEYINAVEKGFKSSMMNGILAGFPLISLKVRLLDGATHPVDSDALSFEIAAAQAFRNASRLARTSLLEPIMKLTITTPEEYVGDVASDINKRRGHIEDVSALLGFQMVYAKAPLSELFGYVTALRTVTSGRASGNMEFSHYQEVPKELVDEILYKIKGYVIK
- the rpsG gene encoding 30S ribosomal protein S7; its protein translation is MRKGKSKSRTIVPDPKFGDLMVTKFVNNIMLQGKKNSAFDIFYEAIELVTQRSKEDGLEVWKKALANVTPSVEVRSRRVGGATFQIPSEIRPGRKQSIGMKNMVKYARTRHEKSMQEKLAGEILSAYKEEGSAFKKKEDMHRMAEANKAFSHFRF